One Pseudomonadota bacterium genomic region harbors:
- a CDS encoding MaoC/PaaZ C-terminal domain-containing protein: MEYKMRGKTFDDFNVGDEILTAVRTVTEADVVNFAGLSGDYHPEHMNEEFAKDNPFGERIAHGVLILAMATGLVNQTGAFEGTTISVLEMRIRYTQAVRFGDTIRVILKIVDKRETKKTDRGIITSEVIVLNQKDEPVLRGEWVVMMYRKDRRTNLS; this comes from the coding sequence ATGGAATATAAAATGCGTGGAAAAACGTTTGATGATTTTAATGTAGGAGATGAAATCCTGACCGCGGTGAGAACAGTTACAGAAGCAGATGTAGTTAATTTTGCAGGTCTCTCCGGTGACTACCACCCAGAACATATGAATGAAGAATTTGCCAAGGATAATCCATTTGGTGAAAGGATTGCCCATGGTGTCCTGATACTCGCTATGGCTACAGGTTTGGTCAATCAGACAGGGGCATTCGAAGGAACAACAATTTCAGTTCTGGAAATGAGGATACGTTATACTCAGGCGGTAAGGTTCGGGGACACAATCAGGGTAATACTAAAAATTGTTGATAAAAGAGAGACAAAAAAGACAGACAGGGGAATTATAACATCCGAAGTTATTGTCTTGAATCAAAAGGATGAACCTGTTCTCAGGGGTGAATGGGTTGTAATGATGTACAGAAAAGATCGAAGAACCAACTTGTCATAA